The window ACCGATTCCCGTTTCTGAGCAAGGAAAGAGACTCTCTCGCCGCATGGTGTAGGGGCGAGGGAACATCTTGTTCAGAAATCGTATAGCTTCACCTGCTTGTCGTACCGGGTGTAGTCGCGTCTCGTGCATCAATTCAATGTTTTAGAGGATCGATTGGAATGGTACGCCCTTTGCGTAAGCACATTTGGGATTGATTTCCCATTCATTTATCTTGCTGCGCGCTAGTGGGATAATATTCCCAACATAGTAAATCGGCAAGCATTCTCAATCGTTCAGCCTCATTGGCCTGTATGGAGCTTATGAACGGACAGCAACAAAGCCCCAAGGAAGCCAGAAAATGGCCCGGAATTGTCCTGGTTCTGGGCGCGTTTCTCTTATTGGCGGGCCTTATGCAGCCGGGCGGGGCAGAGGCACAGGGGAGCAACCGTACGGATGTAGAAATCGATCATGGCGCAACGGGATTTCCCCTGACCGGCGGCCATGCGCAGGTCCAGTGTCAGCGCTGTCACCTGCAAGGCATCTTTCGTGGAACGCCGACACAGTGTATGCAATGCCATTCACCTGGTGGACGAGTCACGTCCACATTTAAGCCCGCGAACCACCTGCCCACCACGGTGAATTGTAATAGCTGTCACAGGACCACGAACTGGAAACCAGCGTTCTTTACCCATAATGGCATTGCGCCGGGCACCTGCTCGAAGTGTCATAACAACAGTATTGTTCAAGGAAAGCCTGCGACCCATATTCCGACAGCCATGTCGTGCGACAGCTGCCATCGAATGGTGGGATGGATCGGCGCGGCCTTTAAGCATCTCGGGGTGGTGCCAGGCAGTTGCGCCACCTGTCATAACGGAGTGCAGGCTCGTGGGAAGCCGGCCACACACATGTCCACGACGGCTTCGTGCGACAGCTGTCACAGACTGGGTGGAGCGAATTGGGTGCTGGTATCGAGCGGTTACAATCACTCCGGTGTTGTTCCGGGCACCTGTGCCACCTGTCACGGAAGAAATGCGACCGGCATTCCTGTTACCCACAAAGGTGGGACGAATGTAGCCATTGCCTGCGACAGCTGCCACCGGACAACCGGGTGGCGGCCGGCGACGATGAACCACACGGTGGTGGCGGCAACGCCCTGCTCAACCTGCCACAACAATACGCTGGCCCGTGGGATTCCTGCCGGCCATAGGGCGGGGATGACGCCGGGGACCTGCAACAGTTGTCACTCGACCGTGGCGTGGATTCCGGCGACGATGAACCATGTGGGCGTGGTGCCAGGCACCTGTGCGACGTGTCATGGCAGAACAGCGACGGGCATACCCGTTTCCCACAAAGGCGGCACTAATACGGCATTGACCTGCGACAGCTGCCACCGGACAACCGGGTGGCGGCCGGCGACGATGAACCACACGGTGGTGACGGCGACGCCCTGCTCAACCTGCCACAACAATACGCTGGCGCGGGGCATCCCGGCCGGGCACAAGGGCGGGATGACCCCGGGCGCCTGCAATACCTGTCACACGACGACAGCGTGGATTCCGGCAACGTTCAATCATACGGGGGTGACGCCGGGCACCTGTAATACCTGTCATGGCGTGACCTCGACGGGGATCCCGGCGAATCACAAAGGGGGGACCAATCTAGGGATCTCCTGCGACAGCTGCCACCGGACAACCGGCTGGCGGCCGGCGACGATGAACCACACGGTGGTGACGGCGACGCCCTGCGCCAACTGTCACAACGGAACGTTAGCGACAGGCAAATCCGGCAGCCATTTTATCACGACGCAAGCGTGCAACAAGTGTCATGGGAATACCACGGCGTGGACGCCGGTCACGGCCTACACGCATCTCTCTCCCTATTACAAGGCGCATCGGTCTGGCGTACTCTGCAGCGCCTGTCATACGACGAATAACGAAGCGATTGCATGGAAATATGCCGCCTACAAACCAGACTGCGCGGGATGTCACGCCGGTGATTTTAAGCCGACGGCTCATAAGAAGGTTGACTCACCCGTTATCTACTACACGGTCACGGAGCTCAAAGATTGTTCGGGCAGTTGTCATTTATATACGGACTCGACCTTTACCAAAATCAAGACGAGCCGTACGGGACAACATCGACCTACCGGTAGCTTCTAAATTTCCAGGGAGAGGCTTCCAGAGAGGGAGCCTCTCCCTGGCCCATCGTTCACACTCTAGGGGAGCGTGTGTTGCGGGTCAGCTATTCCAGCGGGTGGCGTCTTGTGGTGTGGGGGCTGTTCCTCGTGGGACTGCTGGCCGTCTCATGTGTCGCGGCGCCTGATTCTGCTTCTGCCCAGGTCCTTGATCGCATCGAGATCGTCGAGACACCCGGGGTGGCCGAGATTCACATTGTGTTCAATACCCGCGCGCTGTATTTGCGTCACACTCCGTCTGAAAAGGGCGATCTCATCAGGATCTTCCTCGACTTTCCAGATCTTGATCGATCCAGAAGGTTTGCGCGGGAACTGGCGGCCTCGCCTCCAAGCGATCTCGTGCCGAAGTTCTCGGTCACCTTTCCCGATCAGGCCACGAACGGCCTCTCGATTCGATTCGACAAGCCGGTTCGGTTTCGAATCAGCCAGCGGGATATGAGGAGCGCCAGCCGCATCGTCATCGCGGTCAAGTTGGATCGGCCGGTTCTCCCGCCGCCGGCTCCACCGGAAGTGAACAGGCCGCCGGCCATCGCGCCGGCAGCCAAGGGGCCGAAGCAGACTTTCGATATTCCACCGTTTCAGGCGGGGACAGATATTGAAACATATGCCGAGGATCTCATGGCCTTGGGGCGTGCCGCACAGGCGGCCGAAGAATATGAGAAGGCGGTCATGATTTATAATGCCGCGCTTAATCTTCCGCCAAACCGGCAATCCCGCGAGGCGCAAGAAATGATCGGAGTGGCTCGGGAGCAGACCGGGGATATCGGCAAGGCCAAGGCCGAGTATGAACATTATTTGAAAATCTATCCCGACGGGGAAGGCGCCGTGCGGGTGCGGCAACGAGTTGCGGCGCTGGCGGATCTTCAGCAGGCCATTGCCCAGGGCAAGGTGAAGAAGCCGGCGAAGAAGATCGACGAAATGCGCGTCTATGGCAGCATATACGAATATTATTATGGCGGCTATTCGCAGACGAAGATTACGGACAAGACCGCCAATACGACCACGAAATTCAATCAGCAGGATCAGTCGATGCTGCAGTCCGCATTTGACGTCACCGGCCGGTATCGGAAGGACGAATACGATACCAAAATCGTCGTGCGGGGCACCCAAACCTACGACCTCTTAGCGGACACAGAGGTGCGGCGCAATGTCAACCGTCTTCGTGCCATGTATCTAGAGCATTCCAGCCAAGATTCGTATTTCTTCCGTGTGGGCCGCCAGCCTGGTAACACGGGTGGGGTGCTCGATTTTCGATTCGATGGAGTGTGGGCACGCTATACGGCGGTTCCGCAGTTCCTGAATCTCAATCTGATCGCGGGCCAGCCAAGGCAATTCAGTCTTAGCTCGAACTATGTGCCCGACGATCCGCGAAATTTCCGCGCGGATGTAAAACGCTATTTTTACGGTGCCAATGTCGATATCGGGCCTTTGGGGCAGGCCTGGAGCGGAAATGTCTACTATATCAATCAGATGGTGAACGGCGTGGTCGATCGCCGTGCGGTGGGGACCGAGGTGCGCTATGCTTCGAACGGCAAGAATGCGTTTGGCCTGGTCGACTACGATGTGTCCTATGGGGTGCTCAATGTGGCGATGCTCAATGGCAGCTGGGTGACTGAAGGCACCACCGTCACGGTCCTGGCTGACCATCGCAAAACGCCCTATCTGCAGACGACCAATGCGCTCTACAGTGTGCCGGGCGCCTCCCTGGATCATATCAATTCCACCAACGCGGATTTGTTGCGGGCACAAGCCGCCGCCGTGACGGCGACCAGCGATCTGTTCATGCTCGGCATGCTCCGCGCGGTCACGACGCAATGGCAAGTGGGCGGAGATGTCCGTCTCAACCGCATATCCGGAACCGGACAGTCGAATTGTTTGGTCATTTTGCCGGGGACGAGCACCCTCTTCCTCAATCCGAATGCGACGACGGATGCGCCCTGCACCTTGCAAGCTCTTCCCGGGACTGGCAATATCTGGACCTATACCGCACAGGCGATTGGCGCGAATTTTCCGTTCGAGAGCACGACGTTCGTGGCCAATGCCAGTTACATCGCAAGCCCGGCCTACCGCGGCCAGTCGCTGACGCTCAATACCTTGGCTCGGTTGGGGCCGCAGTGGCAGTTCGACACGTTCGTGATTTTGTATCACCAAAAGGATGACCTTCACGTTGAGTTGTATCGTGTCACGCCGACGATCCGGATGGATTATCGGTTCTTGAATAGCTGGACGATCGAAGGGTCGGCCGGTGTCGAAAAAACGTTCACGACAAGCCCCGCTCAGAAGGACTCGACGACGCGCGAGTTCTTTTTTCTCGGGCTGCGGTGGGATTTTTCTTAACGATGCTGGATATCGCTGAGCTCAGTTGTCATCGTGGGGATCGGACGCTGTTCGGGCCCTTGAGCCTATCGCTGCCGGCCGGACGACTGTTGTCGGTCGAAGGGCCGAACGGGTGCGGCAAGACCACCTTCCTGCGGGCTCTCTGCGGGTTGACGACGCCGGATCATGGGACGATCCGTTGGCAAGGCCGGGACATTGCCGAGCAGCGTGAGCGTTTCGTGTCCCACGTCCTCTATATCGGTCATCGCAACGGCCTGAAAGACGAATTGAGTCCGATGGAGAACGTGCAGGCGGCGCTGCACATTGCCGGCCATGCGGTCACAAGCGAGGCTGTGCGTGCGGCCTTGGATTCCGTCGGGCTCGGCTCCTCCTGTCATCAGTTACCGGCCAAAGTGCTGTCGGAAGGGCAGAAGCGCCGGGTGGCGCTGGCCCGCCTCTGGTGCAGCGAGCAACTGCTCTGGGTGCTGGACGAGCCGTTGACGGCGCTGGATGCGCAGTCCTCCCGGTTGCTTCGGGACCGATTACAGCAGCATGTCGCACAGGGAGGGCTGGTGGTGGTGGCCACGCATCAGGCGATCGGGCTGGATGAGTCTGTTGTCCAGCAGCTCAGGCTTGGCGAATGACTTCATCAGGGATGATGGCGACAGTGCTGAGTCTGATGCGGCGCGACCTGCTGCTGGCCTGGCGCCGCCGTGCGGATCTCGCGACCACGCTCTTCTTTTTTGTGATCGTGGCCAGTCTGTTTCC is drawn from Nitrospira sp. and contains these coding sequences:
- a CDS encoding cytochrome c3 family protein, producing MVGWIGAAFKHLGVVPGSCATCHNGVQARGKPATHMSTTASCDSCHRLGGANWVLVSSGYNHSGVVPGTCATCHGRNATGIPVTHKGGTNVAIACDSCHRTTGWRPATMNHTVVAATPCSTCHNNTLARGIPAGHRAGMTPGTCNSCHSTVAWIPATMNHVGVVPGTCATCHGRTATGIPVSHKGGTNTALTCDSCHRTTGWRPATMNHTVVTATPCSTCHNNTLARGIPAGHKGGMTPGACNTCHTTTAWIPATFNHTGVTPGTCNTCHGVTSTGIPANHKGGTNLGISCDSCHRTTGWRPATMNHTVVTATPCANCHNGTLATGKSGSHFITTQACNKCHGNTTAWTPVTAYTHLSPYYKAHRSGVLCSACHTTNNEAIAWKYAAYKPDCAGCHAGDFKPTAHKKVDSPVIYYTVTELKDCSGSCHLYTDSTFTKIKTSRTGQHRPTGSF
- a CDS encoding tetratricopeptide repeat protein; its protein translation is MLRVSYSSGWRLVVWGLFLVGLLAVSCVAAPDSASAQVLDRIEIVETPGVAEIHIVFNTRALYLRHTPSEKGDLIRIFLDFPDLDRSRRFARELAASPPSDLVPKFSVTFPDQATNGLSIRFDKPVRFRISQRDMRSASRIVIAVKLDRPVLPPPAPPEVNRPPAIAPAAKGPKQTFDIPPFQAGTDIETYAEDLMALGRAAQAAEEYEKAVMIYNAALNLPPNRQSREAQEMIGVAREQTGDIGKAKAEYEHYLKIYPDGEGAVRVRQRVAALADLQQAIAQGKVKKPAKKIDEMRVYGSIYEYYYGGYSQTKITDKTANTTTKFNQQDQSMLQSAFDVTGRYRKDEYDTKIVVRGTQTYDLLADTEVRRNVNRLRAMYLEHSSQDSYFFRVGRQPGNTGGVLDFRFDGVWARYTAVPQFLNLNLIAGQPRQFSLSSNYVPDDPRNFRADVKRYFYGANVDIGPLGQAWSGNVYYINQMVNGVVDRRAVGTEVRYASNGKNAFGLVDYDVSYGVLNVAMLNGSWVTEGTTVTVLADHRKTPYLQTTNALYSVPGASLDHINSTNADLLRAQAAAVTATSDLFMLGMLRAVTTQWQVGGDVRLNRISGTGQSNCLVILPGTSTLFLNPNATTDAPCTLQALPGTGNIWTYTAQAIGANFPFESTTFVANASYIASPAYRGQSLTLNTLARLGPQWQFDTFVILYHQKDDLHVELYRVTPTIRMDYRFLNSWTIEGSAGVEKTFTTSPAQKDSTTREFFFLGLRWDFS
- the ccmA gene encoding cytochrome c biogenesis heme-transporting ATPase CcmA — translated: MLDIAELSCHRGDRTLFGPLSLSLPAGRLLSVEGPNGCGKTTFLRALCGLTTPDHGTIRWQGRDIAEQRERFVSHVLYIGHRNGLKDELSPMENVQAALHIAGHAVTSEAVRAALDSVGLGSSCHQLPAKVLSEGQKRRVALARLWCSEQLLWVLDEPLTALDAQSSRLLRDRLQQHVAQGGLVVVATHQAIGLDESVVQQLRLGE